A genome region from bacterium includes the following:
- the rpsM gene encoding 30S ribosomal protein S13: MARISGVDLPRDKRVEVGLTYLYGIGLTTSQKILKMANIKPDTRVRDLAEDEVVRIRNIIEHSFKVEGDLRREVSTNIKRLTEIGCYRGMRHRRGLPVRGQRTHTNARTRRGPRKVAGMIRKK, encoded by the coding sequence TTGGCAAGAATTAGTGGAGTTGATTTACCAAGAGATAAACGGGTAGAGGTCGGATTAACCTATCTATATGGAATAGGATTAACTACTTCACAAAAAATTCTCAAGATGGCAAATATTAAGCCAGATACCAGAGTTAGAGATTTAGCCGAGGATGAAGTTGTCAGAATTAGAAATATTATTGAGCATAGTTTTAAAGTTGAAGGAGACCTTCGTCGAGAAGTATCTACAAATATAAAGAGATTAACAGAAATTGGGTGTTATCGAGGGATGAGACATCGTCGTGGCTTACCAGTTCGAGGTCAACGCACACATACTAACGCCAGAACCAGAAGAGGGCCACGAAAAGTTGCGGGAATGATAAGGAAAAAATAA
- the rpmJ gene encoding 50S ribosomal protein L36, with protein MKVRTSVKKICEKCKIIKRKGIIRILCSNPKHKQRQG; from the coding sequence ATGAAAGTTAGAACTTCGGTTAAAAAAATTTGTGAAAAATGTAAGATAATTAAACGCAAAGGAATTATTCGCATCCTTTGCTCCAATCCTAAACATAAACAAAGACAAGGATGA
- the rpsK gene encoding 30S ribosomal protein S11 — protein MQKPKGDSQTKGRRKKEKKVVRTGIVHIQSTFNNTIVTITDPKGNVLSWASCGSVGFKGTKKGTPFASQVAADTAAKKVMDYGMSEVSVFVRGPGSGRESAIRALQAAGLDIKAIKDVTPIPHNGCRPPKRRRV, from the coding sequence ATGCAAAAACCTAAAGGTGATAGTCAAACAAAAGGTAGACGAAAAAAGGAAAAAAAGGTAGTCCGAACAGGGATTGTTCATATTCAATCTACATTTAATAATACGATTGTGACCATTACTGACCCAAAAGGTAATGTTCTTAGCTGGGCAAGTTGTGGAAGTGTTGGTTTTAAAGGAACAAAGAAAGGCACTCCTTTTGCTTCCCAGGTAGCCGCAGACACCGCCGCTAAAAAGGTAATGGATTATGGAATGAGTGAAGTCTCAGTTTTTGTTAGAGGACCAGGTTCAGGTAGAGAATCAGCTATCCGCGCCTTGCAAGCCGCTGGATTAGATATTAAAGCAATTAAAGATGTTACCCCTATCCCCCATAACGGCTGCCGCCCACCGAAGAGAAGAAGGGTATAA